A stretch of DNA from Candidatus Gorgyraea atricola:
GCATCAGGCTTAATCCATGCACATAAGGTTAATTTTGTATAACCTCCAAACACATTTCCCATAGTAACATAATCTCCTGTTCCGTCAAACTCCATAGCCTTACCAATCTTACCATTCACAAAGTTTGCATCTCCTGTAAGCGTCCCATCGTTGGTCCCGATATCATCGTAAGCAGTAGGACCTCCGCCCTCGTCAAATCTCCAGTAGGCGACAGGATCGTTGCCCTTGCTGGTTGCGTATGCTTCGATTGTGTAATGTGTAAGGTGTAATGTAGAATGTAAAAGTATAATTGCCAGGATTAAAATAACTTTTTTAGTTTTCATATTTATTCTCCTAACCATTACATTACACCTTACACATTACACAAACCTTATTCTCCAAGCCTACTCGCCACACCAGCATTATAATCCTGCAAGACCTGTCCCGCGGTCCTTGCGTAGTTATAGATTCTCACGTCGTCGATCAGGCCGTTGAAGAAATTATAGCTTGTATAAATACCGTTACCAATTTTAAACACACCTGAATCAACCGTACTTAATGACTTCACCTTTGTATCTTTTAATACCCCATTTATATAACTTCTTACAGATGTGCCGTCATATGTAAATGCAACATGTTGCCACTGACCTACTGTGTACAAGCTATTGGGAAAGTCGGCACTAACGTCACTTGAATAAAAATGAATTCCAATTACTCCACTATATGACATAATATCCCATAATTGGCTTGTAGCATTTGTTCCATATCCCATTATAATTTTATTCTGCGAAATGTTAGGATATAACCAAAAAGAAAACGTTCTAGGGTTAGCCCCTGACGCTAAACCAGAAGGGCTACTCACACTCGCATAATCATCCGTCCCGTCAAAGCTCATGCAGCGGCCGTACTTTCCAGTAGCGCTGGCGGTGTGGGCTGCGGCTATTGTGGTTTGCGGGGCTGTTGCGCCAATTGTTACTGTGGCGTTGTTATTGCCTGTATCATCATACGCATCTGTGCCGCTTGATTCATCAAACCTATAATACGCCACAGGCTCACCTTTATTATACAGCCAGCTCACCTGGGACTGGGTAAGGGCATAGTCGTAAATGCGAATATCGTCGATGCGACCGTTAAAGTACCTCTCTAATGATTTTGACTGCGCTCCAATCCTTAAAGGGTTAGAATCTGGTACCGCATTCTGGTAAGTATATGAATCTTGCAGTAATCCATCTCTATACATTTTAATAGTTGTTCCATCTTGAGTCACAGCATAATGATGCCATGAAGTATCTAAGGTAGTGTCACAGTCAATAAAGACATTGGCGCTATCATAAACATAAGTCCCTATTTTATCAGATGATAAATTCACCATTATTCCATAACCATTACCTGCAAAACTACCCTTGTTTACCATAAAACCATAATTCGTATAACTACTACCTGCCACATTAGACTTAGCCCAACACGCCAGCGTAAAAACATTTATATTTAAGTCTATATCATCACTGATTTCAACATAATCTCCGCCATCAAAACTGAGCCCTGGCCCGTGTTTGCCGTTGGTCCAGGTGGGCACGTCTGTGCCTGCGCCGTCGCCGCCTAGTGTGCCGTCGTTCGCGTTTTCGCTCGCGTCGCAGGCTAGGACGCCTGTGTTTTCGTCCATGCGCCAGTGGCCTACAGGCAAATCCCCGCCCCACGGATCAGCAACACCTGTTCGCTGAGCCCCGTGCCGCGATGCAGCACCAGCATCATAATCCTGCTTGACCTGCGCTGCAGTGCGAACATAATTATAAATCCGCACGTCATCCATAAGACCATTATGATAACCACCATAATGACCTTTGGCACCCATATACAAATGATTTGTTGTAGTACCTATATCTATGCTTTGCGTAACCTGTGACCAAAGCTTACCGTTAACATAAGACTTGATAGCCGTTGAACCGCTCGTCGTATTATCTGCTGTATAAGCTATATGAACCCACTTTCCTACTTCAAAAACATCATATGCGTAAAGATAATAACCGCTACTATACACAAAAAATAATGCCTCGTCTTGATATCGTGTAAAAGAATATCCTCCTGTCCCGCTATATTTCGATACAAAATCACTTGTATCTGCGCTTAGACTTGTATGCTTTATCCACGCTTCAACAGTTATTGCTGTTTGCACATCCAAACTTGCATCGCTCCCGCAATCTACATAATCCCCACTTCCATCAAACTCCAGCGCCTTGCCGATCTTGCCGTCGACGAATTTTGTGTCGCCCACAAACGTGCCGTGCGTGGATTTGTAGTCATTGTAGATCTGCTCGGCTGTGCGGGCATAGTCGTAGATACGGACGTCGTCAATATCGCCATTGAAATATCCTCCAGTACCTGTATA
This window harbors:
- a CDS encoding LamG domain-containing protein, which encodes MFLLVPQAQGASKGNDPVAYWRFDEGGGPTAYDDISTNDGTLTPGDNTGSNDTAGEMWAAGKIGNALECDGTNDYVDCDGDSLFNPGSDSYTVTVWMKTNSNSNLQYIWSKEDGGANAFSPLLNHPSSGKIYWYIRGTNNKDVETSSTVITDTNWHHAAFVLNRTEDNAYIYVDGEQVLQQSIANVGSISASSSFWIGRIPWSASYPFNGLIDDVRIYNYARTAAQVMVDYNAGAAAHLGSGADPNEGNAPVAYYSMDNLSGANLYDESGSGNNGTITGATAAQGKHGMALNFDGDDYVSTSITSSFSALTVTAWVKCSDVTWSRDGSDVQEFIAKWESGNKSFDFRMTDGQMEVLISPGADSNGEQETSTLSLASDRWTFVAFTYDDTANTVTIYKDDSSETFSNAVTMGGSTGIQIGRLTWSGTTQRNFKGLIDEVKIYDYARTQAQIAYDYSKGAPIAHYRFDEGTGSIAHNAESSANSGAAPVAWWRMDTASSGAANGATVSDESGNANNGTADDGANNTGMSWTSGKIGPGALDFDGTDDKVNLGSDVVGSISGDYTVEAWAKPAALDAGRHTIFSWSYMELGQDGSNAYFWQAYDGSWGSGYQYISTTAPLDTTSFHHFVGVHKEDVGVDLYVDGVYIGTDTTKTGSSLNISGTSYLGVYYTGTGGYFNGDIDDVRIYDYARTAEQIYNDYKSTHGTFVGDTKFVDGKIGKALEFDGSGDYVDCGSDASLDVQTAITVEAWIKHTSLSADTSDFVSKYSGTGGYSFTRYQDEALFFVYSSGYYLYAYDVFEVGKWVHIAYTADNTTSGSTAIKSYVNGKLWSQVTQSIDIGTTTNHLYMGAKGHYGGYHNGLMDDVRIYNYVRTAAQVKQDYDAGAASRHGAQRTGVADPWGGDLPVGHWRMDENTGVLACDASENANDGTLGGDGAGTDVPTWTNGKHGPGLSFDGGDYVEISDDIDLNINVFTLACWAKSNVAGSSYTNYGFMVNKGSFAGNGYGIMVNLSSDKIGTYVYDSANVFIDCDTTLDTSWHHYAVTQDGTTIKMYRDGLLQDSYTYQNAVPDSNPLRIGAQSKSLERYFNGRIDDIRIYDYALTQSQVSWLYNKGEPVAYYRFDESSGTDAYDDTGNNNATVTIGATAPQTTIAAAHTASATGKYGRCMSFDGTDDYASVSSPSGLASGANPRTFSFWLYPNISQNKIIMGYGTNATSQLWDIMSYSGVIGIHFYSSDVSADFPNSLYTVGQWQHVAFTYDGTSVRSYINGVLKDTKVKSLSTVDSGVFKIGNGIYTSYNFFNGLIDDVRIYNYARTAGQVLQDYNAGVASRLGE